One Capsicum annuum cultivar UCD-10X-F1 chromosome 2, UCD10Xv1.1, whole genome shotgun sequence genomic window carries:
- the LOC107857576 gene encoding large ribosomal RNA subunit accumulation protein YCED homolog 2, chloroplastic encodes MARAVSWLSSRSCINSNIPQAGEPTKPFFYFPQSLRVTKASLKGNDFSLITKRNEKVSKGLVRISSSDGRWHGEWNCDYILSLKDLQLEDLVEDHHQEDTTQVSIELSIHKHTGFGLSVDGRIITCFTRKCSNCFSPYCREIDTGFKVWVLPSSREKGGTDELPLLGWDDPSVIYVKPGFEADLDPLIQDTIRLATSVKETCSESCEKSEPKLQPLGKQNVASIDRRWSRLLELKKGNFVKSQ; translated from the exons ATGGCAAGAGCTGTAAGTTGGTTATCATCAAGAAGCTGCATAAACAGTAATATACCACAAGCTGGAGAACCTACTAAACCTTTCTTCTATTTTCCACAAAGCCTAAGGGTCACCAAAGCTTCATTAAAAGGAAATGACTTCTCATTG ATAACAAAAAGAAACGAAAAGGTTAGTAAGGGTTTGGTGAGAATATCAAGCTCAGATGGAAGATGGCATGGAGAATGGAATTGTGATTACATTTTATCTCTTAAAGATCTTCAACTTGAAGATTTAGTGGAAGATCATCATCAAGAAGATACTACTCAAGTTTCCATTGAACTCTCTATACACAAG CACACAGGCTTTGGCCTCTCTGTGGATGGAAGAATTATCACATGTTTCACCAGAAAATGTAGCAACTGCTTTTCCCCATACTGCAGAGAG ATTGATACAGGCTTTAAAGTTTGGGTATTACCATCAAGCAGAGAGAAAGGAGGTACAGATGAACTTCCACTGCTTGGTTGGGATGATCCATct GTTATATATGTGAAACCAGGATTTGAAGCTGACCTTGATCCTTTAATACAAGATACCATTAGACTTGCTACCTCTGTAAAA GagacttgttcagaatcatgtgAGAAATCTGAACCTAAATTGCAGC CATTGGGTAAACAGAATGTTGCTTCAATTGATAGGAGGTGGTCCAGATTATTAGAGCTCAAGAAGGGAAATTTCGTGAAATCTCAATAG